Part of the Rhodohalobacter barkolensis genome, TGGGATGAGTACAGCGGTTATGGAGTCATTGAAGGATATAAAATACCTCCACTGATGTTCAACTCAAGAGAGCTTGCGACAATTATGGTGGGTTTGAATTTTGTGAAGTCGCAAATTGATAAAAATCTTGTAGATGACGCCAAAGGTGTGGAATTAAAGATAAAAAACGTTTTACCTGATGATTTAAAAGAATTTATGAAATCCCTGGATAACCGAACGGTTGTTGATCCTTTTCTTCACTTTGGTGCCGAAAAAAAGGAGGGAGGAAATTGGTACTTGGTGAGCAGCGCTATATCTCAATCTAAAAGTATTGAGTTTACCTATCACAGTAAAAAAGATGGGAGTGTGACCGGAAGAAAAATCGATCCATATCTTTTAGTTTTCTATCGAGATCATTGGAATGTAATCGGGTATTCACACAAAAGAGAGGCTATTCGTAATTTTGTACTCGATAGAATGGAAAACGTGAAAATTTTAGACCAAAATTTTAAACTGGAGAAAGAAATTGACGTAGAGGGGTTAATTTTTAATTCTAACGAGTCTGGCGAAAAAATCAGGGTAGTACTCGATAAATCCGCAGAACGCCCGTTTAAAGCCAATCTGCCAACAAAAATATTTAAGGAAACCGGCGTTGATTCTAAAAAAATTAAGGTGGAGTTTAATTTTGAAAATCTTGACTATATCAACGAATGGTTGCTTCAATTTGGAGATAAGGTAGAAGTGCAGAGTCCGAAAGAGTTAATTCAAAAGAGAAAAGCTTTGCTGAAAACTATGTTGAAAAATTTATAACTGAAAAGTCGGAACTTGATGAAAATAAAAAAGGCTCCATGAAAAGGAGCCTTTTTTAATATCTATATGCTGTGTAAAATTTATTCGACTGAAGGTGCGTCTTCCTCTGAAGTTTCCTCCTCATTGACTACGCGTGTTACAGCAGCAATTTTGCCGTCTTCATCAAGTCGCATAATTCGCACGCCCTGAGTATTTCGGCCCATGGTTCGGATTCCTTTACACTGCATTCGAATAATTTTTCCACGCTCGGTAATCACCATCAGGTCATCTTTGTCTGACACTTCTTTGAGTGCAATAAGATCCCCGGTTTTCGGAGTCACCTTCAATGTAATGACACCTTTTCCGCCACGGCTTTGCTCCCTGTAATCATCAACAAGAGAACGTTTTCCGTAACCATTTTCTGAGATGGCCAGGACAGTTGCTTCATGTGTATTTTTGATAACAACCATATCAACCAGTTCATCACCTTTGTTGAGGTTCATTCCACGAACACCGGAAGTGTTTCGACCCATCTCGCGTGCTTCTTCCTCGTGGAAACGAATCGCGCGTCCTGACTTGTTGGCCAGAATAATATTACTTTCCCCATCAGTCAGAGCTGCTTCGAGCAGGCTGTCATCATCTTTAATGTTGATAGCGATAATTCCGTCTCGGCGTGGTCGGCTATAAGCTTCTAAAGAGGTTTTCTTAACCTGACCCTGTTTTGTTGACATTATAATAGAGTGAGATTTGATGTACTCCTCATCATCCAATGTCTTAACAGGAACAAACGTTTTTATGCTGTCATCTTTTTCAATATCAATCAGGTTCACAATTGCACGTCCCCGGGCAAGTCTGGATCCTTCAGGAATTTCGTAAACCTTCAACCAGTAACAGTTACCCTTTTCTGTGAAGAACAGGATATAGTTATGGTTTGTGGCAACAAACAGATGTTCTACATATTCATCATCCTTGGTAGTTGTGCCCTTCATTCCCTTTCCACCGCGTCGTTGTCGGCGATAACCGCTAACCGGCATACGTTTAATGAAACCCTTATTGGAAATGGTAACAACCACATCCTCATCGGCAATCATATCCTCAATATTGAAATCATCGGCAGAGTATACAATCTGGGTTCGTCTTTCATCTCCGTAACGACCTTTCAATTCGAGCAGCTCTTTTTTGATGATTTCATTTTGTTCATCACGATTAGAAAGAATTTCTCTGTAATCGGATATCTGAGATGCAATATCCCGATACTCAGTATCGATTTTGTCTCTTTCAAGTCCGGTTAGTTTCTGAAGGCGCATATCCAGAATAGCTTTTGCCTGAATGTCGGTCAGTGCAAACTTGCGGCGTAACTCCTCATTAGCTTCCTGGGGATTCTTAGATGCTCGAATTGTCTTAATTACTTCATCAAGATTATCGAGAGCAATTTTAAGACCTTCCAGAATGTGCGCGCGAGCTTCGGCCTGATCTAAATCATAAATCGTACGTCGTATAATTACTTCAACACGATGCTCAATGAACCTAGTTATTAACTCTTTGAGCGACATAACCTTAGGCCGCCCTTTAACAAGTGCAAGATTAATCACACCAAAAGTTTGCTGCATCTGCGTGTACTTGTAAAGCTGGTTAAGTACAACTCCTGCATTAGCACTACGCTTAAGAATAATTACGATTCTCATTCCTTCGCGATCAGATTCATCACGGATTTCAGAGATTTCTGTAATCTTTTCATCACCAACAAGCTGGGCAACTTTTTGAATCAGAGTTGCTTTATTAACCTGATAAGGAATTTCAGTTACTACGATCTGTTCCCTGGAATTCCTGAGCTCTTCTACATTTGCACGGGCACGCATTGTTATTTTTCCGCGACCGGTAGAATAGGCTTCCTTGACACCTTCATAGCCATAGATAATACCGCCGGTTGGAAAGTCAGGAGCTGTGATATGCTTCATCAGCTCTTCTGTTTCAATATCGGGATTATCAATTACAGCAACTGTTCCATCAATAACTTCAGTTATATTATGAGGAGCCATGTTGGTGGCCATACCAACTGCGATACCGGATGCACCATTTAACAGAAGGTTGGGCAACATTGCCGGCAGTACAGTAGGTTCGGTGAGTGTATCATCAAAATTGGTTTGATAATCCACGGTCTCTTTGTTGATGTCTGCCAGAAGTTCTTCAGCAATCCGCTGCATTCGAACCTCAGTGTAACGCATCGCTGCGGCAGAATCACCATCAATTGAACCAAAATTGCCCTGTCCGTTAACGAGCGGATACCGAAGAGAAAACTCCTGTACCATTCGCACAATAGAATCATAAACTGCGGAATCACCGTGTGGATGATACTTACCAAGAACTTCACCTACTATACGTGCACTCTTTTTAAAATTTCGATTATGCAGCATACCAAGATCACTCATACCGTAAAGGATCCGCCGGTGAACAGGTTTTAATCCGTCCCTAACGTCAGGTAATGCACGAGATACAATCACGGACATCGAATAATCGATGTAGGATGATTGCATTTCATCTTCAATTGAAATAGGTATAATTTTTTCTGTAGCCATGAATCAGTTTTATCAGATGAATATTTTCTTAGATATCGAGTTGAGCGTATTTGGAATTTCTTTCAATGAATTCCCGGCGAGGTTCAACATCGCCACCCATTAATGTGGAGAACATTTTATCAGCTGCGGCAGCATTTTCTACCGTTACCTGTTGCAGGGTACGAGTTTCGGGATCCATTGTGGTTTCCCAAAGCTGCTCGGGGTTCATCTCACCAAGACCTTTATATCGCGAAACGTCAAATTTTTTCTTCGACTTTTTCAATTCGCGAATGAGTTTATCCCGCGTTTCATCATCCCAAGCGTAATCGATTTGACCACGTGTAGATGTGATTCTATAAAGAGGTGGTGTGGCA contains:
- a CDS encoding helix-turn-helix transcriptional regulator, translated to MSRLKSSERRLKLILMLQESKKKLTVNDLAETFGVSRRTIFRDFNFLSDINVPVTWDEYSGYGVIEGYKIPPLMFNSRELATIMVGLNFVKSQIDKNLVDDAKGVELKIKNVLPDDLKEFMKSLDNRTVVDPFLHFGAEKKEGGNWYLVSSAISQSKSIEFTYHSKKDGSVTGRKIDPYLLVFYRDHWNVIGYSHKREAIRNFVLDRMENVKILDQNFKLEKEIDVEGLIFNSNESGEKIRVVLDKSAERPFKANLPTKIFKETGVDSKKIKVEFNFENLDYINEWLLQFGDKVEVQSPKELIQKRKALLKTMLKNL
- the gyrA gene encoding DNA gyrase subunit A, producing MATEKIIPISIEDEMQSSYIDYSMSVIVSRALPDVRDGLKPVHRRILYGMSDLGMLHNRNFKKSARIVGEVLGKYHPHGDSAVYDSIVRMVQEFSLRYPLVNGQGNFGSIDGDSAAAMRYTEVRMQRIAEELLADINKETVDYQTNFDDTLTEPTVLPAMLPNLLLNGASGIAVGMATNMAPHNITEVIDGTVAVIDNPDIETEELMKHITAPDFPTGGIIYGYEGVKEAYSTGRGKITMRARANVEELRNSREQIVVTEIPYQVNKATLIQKVAQLVGDEKITEISEIRDESDREGMRIVIILKRSANAGVVLNQLYKYTQMQQTFGVINLALVKGRPKVMSLKELITRFIEHRVEVIIRRTIYDLDQAEARAHILEGLKIALDNLDEVIKTIRASKNPQEANEELRRKFALTDIQAKAILDMRLQKLTGLERDKIDTEYRDIASQISDYREILSNRDEQNEIIKKELLELKGRYGDERRTQIVYSADDFNIEDMIADEDVVVTISNKGFIKRMPVSGYRRQRRGGKGMKGTTTKDDEYVEHLFVATNHNYILFFTEKGNCYWLKVYEIPEGSRLARGRAIVNLIDIEKDDSIKTFVPVKTLDDEEYIKSHSIIMSTKQGQVKKTSLEAYSRPRRDGIIAINIKDDDSLLEAALTDGESNIILANKSGRAIRFHEEEAREMGRNTSGVRGMNLNKGDELVDMVVIKNTHEATVLAISENGYGKRSLVDDYREQSRGGKGVITLKVTPKTGDLIALKEVSDKDDLMVITERGKIIRMQCKGIRTMGRNTQGVRIMRLDEDGKIAAVTRVVNEEETSEEDAPSVE